The following are encoded together in the Chaetodon auriga isolate fChaAug3 chromosome 4, fChaAug3.hap1, whole genome shotgun sequence genome:
- the sorbs2a gene encoding sorbin and SH3 domain-containing protein 2 isoform X1 has product MNTDSGGFARKSVALSLILSPMKRVQSSPNLGTGSESHSSDLDSWRSRSVTDGLKNGDASSSSLAAKGFRSVRPNLQDKKSPTQGPPSPDPTARHSPYRCRSSESLDYLSGLMPKTLSPTPYVPSGAGSTAGAVSGPSLTTVSGASIGGCVSPSASPVTVSALSHYSSSTAGLLDELQICSLDSPGASPTPSPTLSHVSTYTSTAGLDDVLTTSVASTAAAATFTNGQVLSHAMNGSTSHPQRSLSPPSYPPPPASLHTGLQRQSRSSEGSESVTRESVVSGHTSVSSTVPIARFSEEEKKVSLIKAPHYEGIGPVDESGIPIAIRTTVDRPKDWYKTMFKQIHKVHKADDDYSDTYNATYAVINNDDYSLSSSATMAHPAPRTHTYRPLAKSPSDNGGHLGPREPSPSPVPPPPPPMPSLLQLRARDSDREKDLLDANEWGPPNRKVDTRKYRAEPKSIFEYEPGKSSILEHERPTYDDIDLENEPWYKFFSELEFGRPPPKKRLDYNPDISARQRIETSLHIAPADKAPERPASAASDYRKRRKSEPSSSQVNAQSQSRAATSPKPVDAYRPSSSLKKPVIRSSPSSPSRAKGGDACNMYSNSLTSPGPYQGPYLPPVPSDPVHCDEDASQEGSSSSKQSVCYKNSWQTKHQDPETWSSVEEVPPSSGKIKSRSCDDLLNDGHSGSGGHNATRSESAGSLVCDGNPSGSGSTSSRSLPRPHRRRAHDSPGFLQLYRKMHQIDRAQLIPSEVIRSVRARILELERQPHLHRHRLSPWTPSWGVEVPRDMVPNRISEYERLIKKSKSMPNLGDSEMPSGTTTPGGSSSRASSGGGGTPSFPKRRFSIESLLEEDNNGNSGTVPHTIDHLHRPRSPPEGQPRVGPEPSRGRSFPAPVPQGPQANPDYSDSEQDAVASDLSDFIQVEGSSFCSESDFDHCSLTSSESMYGSSTIHHHHHLRHHHHHHHHHPGHQSLGQSQGYQHRHLISTCKGRCPASYTRFTTMLRHERERARQQHQRPSQQSRSSHSQIQSSQSQQAMSKLAFLVSPVPFRRKKGSPPTSRRCSGGGDRGSRPKSKQAIYEALDAALRDIYEHIQAERGHRVTRAPDDSILRRILAELLPNVPERSSSLRGRRGCWHGGHSSASLYPDGSPTGYTSCRGDPSTPRLQSPRLQSPISACYGRHADTSNNNEYGEEQGNGNGLCYSDQDVSRCYSTMDGRHTPQSRRPTPDREVSHKQMTQLILFSLLHQKQPARAIYDFKAQTAKELTFKKGDAVNIIRQIDNNWYEGEHRGRIGIFPMSYVEKMPSSEKQQPIRPPPPAHVREIGEAVARYNFNADTNVELSLRKGERVIVIRQVDQNWYEGKIPDTTKQGIFPVSYVDIVKRSPSKSSAHHIDPHGYPSNRTPSSTPIKRLVQDALQGGGDPSSNRYQAVYNYLPRNEDELELKEGDVVDVMEKCDDGWFVGTSRRSKLFGTFPGNYVKQL; this is encoded by the exons ggAGTGAATCTCACTCGTCAGACTTGG ATTCTTGGCGGTCACGCAGTGTAACAGATGGCCTTAAGAATGGAGACGCCAGCAGCTCATCTCTCGCTGCCAAAGGCTTCCGCAGCGTCAGGCCCAACCTACAGGACAAAAAGTCACCAACACAG GGGCCTCCCTCCCCCGACCCCACAGCACGGCACTCCCCCTATCGCTGCCGCAGCTCAGAATCACTCGACTACCTGTCAGGCCTAATGCCCAAGACTCTATCGCCCACCCCTTATGTTCCTAGCGGAGCTGGCAGCACAGCTGGTGCAGTCAGCGGGCCGAGCCTTACCACAGTCAGCGGTGCGAGCATCGGTGGCTGCGTGTCACCCTCAGCCTCCCCCGTGACGGTGTCAGCCCTCAGCCACTACTCGTCGTCCACGGCGGGTCTGCTGGACGAGCTGCAGATCTGTAGCCTGGACTCACCTGGCGCCTCACCCACGCCATCGCCCACCCTCAGCCATGTCTCTACCTACACATCCACTGCTGGCCTTGATGATGTGCTAACAACCTCTGTGgcctccactgctgcagctgccactTTCACTAAC GGCCAGGTCCTCTCTCACGCTATGAATGGAAGTACTAGCCATCCACAGAGGTCCCTCTCTCCCCCGTCCTACCCTCCTCCCCCCGCCTCACTCCACACTGGTCtccagagacagagcaggagtTCAG AGGGCAGCGAGTCAGTCACCAGAGAGTCTGTGGTGTCGGGCCACACCAGCGTGAGCAGCACTGTGCCCATCGCCCGCTTctcagaagaagagaaaaaggtgTCCCTCATCAAAGCCCCTCATTATGAAGGCATCGGCCCCGTGGACGAGTCTGGCATCCCTATCGCCATCCGCACG acGGTGGATAGGCCTAAGGATTGGTACAAAACTATGTTCAAACAGATCCACAAGGTTCACAAAGCAG ATGATGACTATTCTGACACATACAATGCAACATATGCTGTCATAAACAATG ATGACTACAGCCTGTCGTCCAGTGCCACCATGGCCCACCCTGCTCCCCGGACACACACGTACAGGCCACTCGCCAAAAGCCCCTCGGACAACGGGGGGCATCTAGGGCCTCGGGAGCCTTCGCCATCCCCTGtacccccaccacctccacccatgccgtctctcctccagctgagggCCAGAGACAGTGACCGTGAGAAGGACCTGCTTGATGC GAATGAATGGGGACCTCCCAACAGGAAGGTGGACACAAGAAAGTACCGCGCAGAGCCCAAGAGTATTTTTGAGTACGAGCCGGGGAAGTCCTCTATTTTGGAGCATGAAAGACCA ACCTATGATGACATAGATTTAGAGAACGAGCCTTGGTATAAGTTCTTTTCCGAGCTGGAGTTTGGGCGGCCG CCTCCTAAAAAACGGCTGGATTATAATCCAGACATCTCCGCTCGCCAGCGCATTGAG ACATCCCTGCACATCGCTCCTGCTGACAAGGCTCCAGAGAGACCTGCGAG TGCTGCCAGTGACtacaggaagagaaggaagtCTGAGCCGTCAAGTTCCCAAGTGAATGCTCAgtctcagagcagagctgccacTTCCCCCAAACCAGTGGATGCCTACAGacccagcagcagcctgaagaAACCTGTGATTCGTTCCTCACCGTCCTCACCCTCCAGGGCCAAAG GTGGGGACGCATGCAACATGTATTCAAACAGTCTGACCTCCCCAGGTCCTTATCAGGGCCCTTATCTGCCCCCTGTCCCCTCTGACCCTGTCCATTGCGATGAGGATGCCAGCCAGGAAGGCAgctcctcctcaaagcagtcTGTCTGTTATAAGAACAGTTGGCAAACAAAGCACCAGGATCCTGAGACATGGAGCAGTGTGGAGGAGGTACCGCCCTCCTCTGGCAAGATCAAGTCACGCAGCTGTGATGACTTACTCAATGATGGGCATTCTGGCTCAGGCGGGCACAATGCCACTCGCTCAGAAAGTGCTGGGTCACTGGTTTGTGATGGGAATCCCTCAGGGAGTGGATCCACCTCCTCTCGCTCACTGCCTCGCCCCCACCGGCGACGGGCACATGATTCACCAGGCTTTCTCCAGCTCTATCGTAAGATGCACCAGATCGACCGAGCACAGCTCATCCCATCTGAAGTCATCCGCTCAGTCCGTGCTCGCATCCTAGAGCTAGAGCGCCAACCTCACCTGCATCGGCATCGCCTTTCTCCTTGGACACCCTCTTGGGGCGTGGAGGTGCCACGCGATATGGTGCCAAACCGCATTTCTGAATATGAACGCCTTATTAAGAAGTCCAAATCCATGCCCAACTTGGGTGATAGTGAGATGCCTTCAGGCACTACCACGCCAGGTGGCTCATCATCTCGAGccagcagtggtggtggtggcacaCCCAGTTTTCCAAAACGCCGTTTTTCCATAGAATCTTTACTCGAGGAAGATAACAATGGCAACAGTGGAACAGTACCTCATACCATAGATCACTTGCATCGACCTCGTAGCCCACCTGAGGGCCAGCCTCGGGTTGGGCCGGAGCCCAGCCGTGGGCGGTCCTTTCCTGCTCCTGTTCCTCAAGGCCCTCAAGCCAACCCAGATTACTCTGACAGCGAACAAGACGCTGTTGCGTCAGACCTCAGTGACTTCATCCAGGTGGAGGGGTCCTCATTTTGCAGTGAGAGTGACTTTGACCATTGTTCACTAACCTCCTCTGAGAGCATGTACGGCTCTTCTACCatccaccaccatcaccacctccgtcatcaccaccatcatcatcaccaccaccctGGTCACCAAAGTCTAGGTCAGAGCCAGGGCTACCAACACCGCCACCTCATCAGCACCTGCAAAGGCCGCTGCCCAGCCTCTTATACCCGTTTCACAACCATGCTTCGCCACGAGAGAGAACGAGCACGccagcagcaccagagaccTTCACAGCAGAGCCGCAGCAGCCATTCCCAAATCCAGAGCTCGCAGTCCCAGCAAGCGATGTCCAAGCTGGCCTTCCTGGTCAGCCCAGTGCCTTTCCGCAGGAAAAAGGGCTCACCACCTACCTCGAGAAGATGCAGTGGTGGCGGAGATCGAGGTAGCAGACCTAAGTCCAAGCAGGCCATTTATGAAGCACTCGATGCAGCCTTGAGAGACATATATGAGCACATTCAAGCAGAGAGAGGCCACAGAGTAACCAGGGCACCTGATGATAGCATCCTGAGGAGGATACTGGCCGAACTGCTCCCAAATGTGCCTGAACGAAGCTCCTCGTtgcgggggaggagggggtgttgGCACGGGGGTCACTCCTCTGCATCTTTGTACCCAGATGGGAGCCCCACTGGGTATACCTCGTGTAGAGGGGATCCCTCCACGCCACGCTTACAGTCACCACGGCTACAGTCACCAATCAGTGCCTGTTACGGACGCCACGCGGACACCTCAAACAATAATGAATATGGAGAGGAGCAGGGCAATGGAAATGGTCTCTGTTATTCAG ACCAGGATGTCTCCAGGTGTTATTCCACCATGGACGGACGCCACACACCCCAGAGTAGAAGACCTACTCCTGACAGAGAG GTCTCCCATAAACAGATGACACAACTTattctgttctctctcctccatcagaaACAGCCTGCGAGAGCCATTTATGATTTTAAGGCACAAACAGCTAA GGAGCTGACATTTAAGAAGGGTGATGCAGTGAACATCATCCGGCAGATAGACAACAACTGGTATGAAGGAGAACACCGCGGGCGGATTGGGATATTCCCCATGTCATACGTAGAA AAGATGCCGtcctcagagaagcagcagccgATTCGTCCTCCTCCGCCAGCACATGTCAGGGAGATCGGAGAGGCAGTCGCTCGCTACAACTTCAACGCTGATACCAACGTGGAGCTGTCTCTCAGAAAG ggtgagagAGTGATTGTGATCAGGCAGGTGGACCAGAATTGGTATGAGGGAAAGATCCCAGACACAACCAAACAGGGCATCTTTCCAGTGTCGTACGTTGACATCGTCAAGCGCTCCCCGTCCAAGAGCTCCGCCCACCACATAGACCCACATGGATACCCTAGCAACAGGACTCCAAGCTCTACACCCATCAAG CGATTGGTACAGGATGCACTCCAGGGTGGAGGAGACCC TTCTTCTAACAGGTACCAGGCCGTGTACAACTACCTGCCTCGTAACGAGGACgagctggagctgaaggaggGCGACGTCGTGGACGTGATGGAGAAGTGTGACGACGGCTGGTTTGTTG GGACCTCCCGGAGGAGCAAGCTGTTCGGAACCTTCCCAGGAAACTACGTGAAGCAGCTATAA
- the sorbs2a gene encoding sorbin and SH3 domain-containing protein 2 isoform X7 encodes MNTGSESHSSDLDSWRSRSVTDGLKNGDASSSSLAAKGFRSVRPNLQDKKSPTQGPPSPDPTARHSPYRCRSSESLDYLSGLMPKTLSPTPYVPSGAGSTAGAVSGPSLTTVSGASIGGCVSPSASPVTVSALSHYSSSTAGLLDELQICSLDSPGASPTPSPTLSHVSTYTSTAGLDDVLTTSVASTAAAATFTNGQVLSHAMNGSTSHPQRSLSPPSYPPPPASLHTGLQRQSRSSEGSESVTRESVVSGHTSVSSTVPIARFSEEEKKVSLIKAPHYEGIGPVDESGIPIAIRTTVDRPKDWYKTMFKQIHKVHKADDDYSDTYNATYAVINNDDYSLSSSATMAHPAPRTHTYRPLAKSPSDNGGHLGPREPSPSPVPPPPPPMPSLLQLRARDSDREKDLLDANEWGPPNRKVDTRKYRAEPKSIFEYEPGKSSILEHERPTYDDIDLENEPWYKFFSELEFGRPPPKKRLDYNPDISARQRIETSLHIAPADKAPERPASAASDYRKRRKSEPSSSQVNAQSQSRAATSPKPVDAYRPSSSLKKPVIRSSPSSPSRAKGGDACNMYSNSLTSPGPYQGPYLPPVPSDPVHCDEDASQEGSSSSKQSVCYKNSWQTKHQDPETWSSVEEVPPSSGKIKSRSCDDLLNDGHSGSGGHNATRSESAGSLVCDGNPSGSGSTSSRSLPRPHRRRAHDSPGFLQLYRKMHQIDRAQLIPSEVIRSVRARILELERQPHLHRHRLSPWTPSWGVEVPRDMVPNRISEYERLIKKSKSMPNLGDSEMPSGTTTPGGSSSRASSGGGGTPSFPKRRFSIESLLEEDNNGNSGTVPHTIDHLHRPRSPPEGQPRVGPEPSRGRSFPAPVPQGPQANPDYSDSEQDAVASDLSDFIQVEGSSFCSESDFDHCSLTSSESMYGSSTIHHHHHLRHHHHHHHHHPGHQSLGQSQGYQHRHLISTCKGRCPASYTRFTTMLRHERERARQQHQRPSQQSRSSHSQIQSSQSQQAMSKLAFLVSPVPFRRKKGSPPTSRRCSGGGDRGSRPKSKQAIYEALDAALRDIYEHIQAERGHRVTRAPDDSILRRILAELLPNVPERSSSLRGRRGCWHGGHSSASLYPDGSPTGYTSCRGDPSTPRLQSPRLQSPISACYGRHADTSNNNEYGEEQGNGNGLCYSDQDVSRCYSTMDGRHTPQSRRPTPDREVSHKQMTQLILFSLLHQKQPARAIYDFKAQTAKELTFKKGDAVNIIRQIDNNWYEGEHRGRIGIFPMSYVEKMPSSEKQQPIRPPPPAHVREIGEAVARYNFNADTNVELSLRKGERVIVIRQVDQNWYEGKIPDTTKQGIFPVSYVDIVKRSPSKSSAHHIDPHGYPSNRTPSSTPIKRLVQDALQGGGDPSSNRYQAVYNYLPRNEDELELKEGDVVDVMEKCDDGWFVGTSRRSKLFGTFPGNYVKQL; translated from the exons ggAGTGAATCTCACTCGTCAGACTTGG ATTCTTGGCGGTCACGCAGTGTAACAGATGGCCTTAAGAATGGAGACGCCAGCAGCTCATCTCTCGCTGCCAAAGGCTTCCGCAGCGTCAGGCCCAACCTACAGGACAAAAAGTCACCAACACAG GGGCCTCCCTCCCCCGACCCCACAGCACGGCACTCCCCCTATCGCTGCCGCAGCTCAGAATCACTCGACTACCTGTCAGGCCTAATGCCCAAGACTCTATCGCCCACCCCTTATGTTCCTAGCGGAGCTGGCAGCACAGCTGGTGCAGTCAGCGGGCCGAGCCTTACCACAGTCAGCGGTGCGAGCATCGGTGGCTGCGTGTCACCCTCAGCCTCCCCCGTGACGGTGTCAGCCCTCAGCCACTACTCGTCGTCCACGGCGGGTCTGCTGGACGAGCTGCAGATCTGTAGCCTGGACTCACCTGGCGCCTCACCCACGCCATCGCCCACCCTCAGCCATGTCTCTACCTACACATCCACTGCTGGCCTTGATGATGTGCTAACAACCTCTGTGgcctccactgctgcagctgccactTTCACTAAC GGCCAGGTCCTCTCTCACGCTATGAATGGAAGTACTAGCCATCCACAGAGGTCCCTCTCTCCCCCGTCCTACCCTCCTCCCCCCGCCTCACTCCACACTGGTCtccagagacagagcaggagtTCAG AGGGCAGCGAGTCAGTCACCAGAGAGTCTGTGGTGTCGGGCCACACCAGCGTGAGCAGCACTGTGCCCATCGCCCGCTTctcagaagaagagaaaaaggtgTCCCTCATCAAAGCCCCTCATTATGAAGGCATCGGCCCCGTGGACGAGTCTGGCATCCCTATCGCCATCCGCACG acGGTGGATAGGCCTAAGGATTGGTACAAAACTATGTTCAAACAGATCCACAAGGTTCACAAAGCAG ATGATGACTATTCTGACACATACAATGCAACATATGCTGTCATAAACAATG ATGACTACAGCCTGTCGTCCAGTGCCACCATGGCCCACCCTGCTCCCCGGACACACACGTACAGGCCACTCGCCAAAAGCCCCTCGGACAACGGGGGGCATCTAGGGCCTCGGGAGCCTTCGCCATCCCCTGtacccccaccacctccacccatgccgtctctcctccagctgagggCCAGAGACAGTGACCGTGAGAAGGACCTGCTTGATGC GAATGAATGGGGACCTCCCAACAGGAAGGTGGACACAAGAAAGTACCGCGCAGAGCCCAAGAGTATTTTTGAGTACGAGCCGGGGAAGTCCTCTATTTTGGAGCATGAAAGACCA ACCTATGATGACATAGATTTAGAGAACGAGCCTTGGTATAAGTTCTTTTCCGAGCTGGAGTTTGGGCGGCCG CCTCCTAAAAAACGGCTGGATTATAATCCAGACATCTCCGCTCGCCAGCGCATTGAG ACATCCCTGCACATCGCTCCTGCTGACAAGGCTCCAGAGAGACCTGCGAG TGCTGCCAGTGACtacaggaagagaaggaagtCTGAGCCGTCAAGTTCCCAAGTGAATGCTCAgtctcagagcagagctgccacTTCCCCCAAACCAGTGGATGCCTACAGacccagcagcagcctgaagaAACCTGTGATTCGTTCCTCACCGTCCTCACCCTCCAGGGCCAAAG GTGGGGACGCATGCAACATGTATTCAAACAGTCTGACCTCCCCAGGTCCTTATCAGGGCCCTTATCTGCCCCCTGTCCCCTCTGACCCTGTCCATTGCGATGAGGATGCCAGCCAGGAAGGCAgctcctcctcaaagcagtcTGTCTGTTATAAGAACAGTTGGCAAACAAAGCACCAGGATCCTGAGACATGGAGCAGTGTGGAGGAGGTACCGCCCTCCTCTGGCAAGATCAAGTCACGCAGCTGTGATGACTTACTCAATGATGGGCATTCTGGCTCAGGCGGGCACAATGCCACTCGCTCAGAAAGTGCTGGGTCACTGGTTTGTGATGGGAATCCCTCAGGGAGTGGATCCACCTCCTCTCGCTCACTGCCTCGCCCCCACCGGCGACGGGCACATGATTCACCAGGCTTTCTCCAGCTCTATCGTAAGATGCACCAGATCGACCGAGCACAGCTCATCCCATCTGAAGTCATCCGCTCAGTCCGTGCTCGCATCCTAGAGCTAGAGCGCCAACCTCACCTGCATCGGCATCGCCTTTCTCCTTGGACACCCTCTTGGGGCGTGGAGGTGCCACGCGATATGGTGCCAAACCGCATTTCTGAATATGAACGCCTTATTAAGAAGTCCAAATCCATGCCCAACTTGGGTGATAGTGAGATGCCTTCAGGCACTACCACGCCAGGTGGCTCATCATCTCGAGccagcagtggtggtggtggcacaCCCAGTTTTCCAAAACGCCGTTTTTCCATAGAATCTTTACTCGAGGAAGATAACAATGGCAACAGTGGAACAGTACCTCATACCATAGATCACTTGCATCGACCTCGTAGCCCACCTGAGGGCCAGCCTCGGGTTGGGCCGGAGCCCAGCCGTGGGCGGTCCTTTCCTGCTCCTGTTCCTCAAGGCCCTCAAGCCAACCCAGATTACTCTGACAGCGAACAAGACGCTGTTGCGTCAGACCTCAGTGACTTCATCCAGGTGGAGGGGTCCTCATTTTGCAGTGAGAGTGACTTTGACCATTGTTCACTAACCTCCTCTGAGAGCATGTACGGCTCTTCTACCatccaccaccatcaccacctccgtcatcaccaccatcatcatcaccaccaccctGGTCACCAAAGTCTAGGTCAGAGCCAGGGCTACCAACACCGCCACCTCATCAGCACCTGCAAAGGCCGCTGCCCAGCCTCTTATACCCGTTTCACAACCATGCTTCGCCACGAGAGAGAACGAGCACGccagcagcaccagagaccTTCACAGCAGAGCCGCAGCAGCCATTCCCAAATCCAGAGCTCGCAGTCCCAGCAAGCGATGTCCAAGCTGGCCTTCCTGGTCAGCCCAGTGCCTTTCCGCAGGAAAAAGGGCTCACCACCTACCTCGAGAAGATGCAGTGGTGGCGGAGATCGAGGTAGCAGACCTAAGTCCAAGCAGGCCATTTATGAAGCACTCGATGCAGCCTTGAGAGACATATATGAGCACATTCAAGCAGAGAGAGGCCACAGAGTAACCAGGGCACCTGATGATAGCATCCTGAGGAGGATACTGGCCGAACTGCTCCCAAATGTGCCTGAACGAAGCTCCTCGTtgcgggggaggagggggtgttgGCACGGGGGTCACTCCTCTGCATCTTTGTACCCAGATGGGAGCCCCACTGGGTATACCTCGTGTAGAGGGGATCCCTCCACGCCACGCTTACAGTCACCACGGCTACAGTCACCAATCAGTGCCTGTTACGGACGCCACGCGGACACCTCAAACAATAATGAATATGGAGAGGAGCAGGGCAATGGAAATGGTCTCTGTTATTCAG ACCAGGATGTCTCCAGGTGTTATTCCACCATGGACGGACGCCACACACCCCAGAGTAGAAGACCTACTCCTGACAGAGAG GTCTCCCATAAACAGATGACACAACTTattctgttctctctcctccatcagaaACAGCCTGCGAGAGCCATTTATGATTTTAAGGCACAAACAGCTAA GGAGCTGACATTTAAGAAGGGTGATGCAGTGAACATCATCCGGCAGATAGACAACAACTGGTATGAAGGAGAACACCGCGGGCGGATTGGGATATTCCCCATGTCATACGTAGAA AAGATGCCGtcctcagagaagcagcagccgATTCGTCCTCCTCCGCCAGCACATGTCAGGGAGATCGGAGAGGCAGTCGCTCGCTACAACTTCAACGCTGATACCAACGTGGAGCTGTCTCTCAGAAAG ggtgagagAGTGATTGTGATCAGGCAGGTGGACCAGAATTGGTATGAGGGAAAGATCCCAGACACAACCAAACAGGGCATCTTTCCAGTGTCGTACGTTGACATCGTCAAGCGCTCCCCGTCCAAGAGCTCCGCCCACCACATAGACCCACATGGATACCCTAGCAACAGGACTCCAAGCTCTACACCCATCAAG CGATTGGTACAGGATGCACTCCAGGGTGGAGGAGACCC TTCTTCTAACAGGTACCAGGCCGTGTACAACTACCTGCCTCGTAACGAGGACgagctggagctgaaggaggGCGACGTCGTGGACGTGATGGAGAAGTGTGACGACGGCTGGTTTGTTG GGACCTCCCGGAGGAGCAAGCTGTTCGGAACCTTCCCAGGAAACTACGTGAAGCAGCTATAA